A portion of the Flavobacterium limnophilum genome contains these proteins:
- the ruvB gene encoding Holliday junction branch migration DNA helicase RuvB: MNENLDPTTNGYNPEELDLEKKLRPLSFDDFAGQDQILENLKVFVQAANQRNEALDHTLFHGPPGLGKTTLANILANELQVGIKITSGPVLDKPGDLAGLLTNLEERDVLFIDEIHRLSPIVEEYLYSAMEDFKIDIMIESGPNARTVQINLNPFTLIGATTRSGLLTAPMRARFGISSRLQYYTTELLTTIVERSASILKMPISLEAAIEIAGRSRGTPRIANALLRRVRDFAQIKGNGTIDIEIARYALKALNVDAHGLDEMDNKILNTIIDKFKGGPVGLSTLATAVSESSETIEEVYEPFLIQEGFIMRTPRGREVTEKAYKHLGKVRTNVQGGLF, from the coding sequence ATGAATGAAAATTTAGACCCAACAACCAACGGCTATAATCCCGAAGAACTTGATCTCGAAAAAAAATTGAGACCACTGTCGTTTGACGATTTTGCTGGTCAGGATCAAATACTCGAAAATCTAAAAGTTTTTGTTCAAGCCGCTAATCAAAGAAATGAAGCCCTTGATCATACCCTTTTTCACGGGCCACCGGGATTAGGAAAAACTACCTTGGCAAACATTTTGGCCAATGAATTGCAAGTGGGAATAAAAATAACTTCAGGGCCTGTTTTGGACAAGCCTGGAGATTTGGCAGGTTTGTTGACCAATCTCGAAGAAAGGGATGTCTTGTTTATTGACGAAATTCATCGGTTAAGCCCTATTGTCGAAGAATATCTGTACTCGGCGATGGAGGATTTCAAGATTGACATCATGATAGAATCGGGTCCAAATGCTCGTACTGTTCAAATCAATTTAAATCCGTTTACCTTAATAGGCGCCACAACGCGTTCCGGTTTGTTGACCGCTCCAATGCGAGCCCGTTTCGGAATTTCATCCCGATTACAATATTATACCACCGAACTTTTGACGACTATTGTCGAAAGAAGTGCTTCCATTTTAAAAATGCCCATTTCCCTGGAAGCCGCCATCGAAATTGCGGGTCGAAGCAGGGGAACGCCCCGTATTGCCAATGCCTTGTTGCGTCGTGTTCGTGACTTTGCACAAATAAAAGGAAATGGAACCATCGATATAGAAATAGCCCGATATGCGTTAAAAGCGTTAAATGTAGATGCCCACGGTTTGGACGAAATGGACAATAAAATCCTGAATACCATTATTGATAAATTCAAGGGAGGGCCAGTAGGTTTGTCTACTTTGGCGACAGCCGTATCCGAAAGTAGCGAAACCATTGAAGAAGTATACGAACCTTTTCTAATTCAAGAAGGATTCATTATGCGAACCCCAAGAGGAAGAGAAGTAACCGAAAAAGCATATAAACATCTGGGGAAAGTAAGAACAAATGTTCAAGGGGGACTGTTTTAG
- a CDS encoding cytochrome c oxidase subunit I: MSAEGHDHTQDHEHEHHHKDTFITKYIFSIDHKMIAKQYLITGIVMGVIGVMMSLLFRMQLAWPEESFKIFNVLLGDKWAPNGVMANDIYLALVTIHGTIMVFFVLTAGLSGTFSNLLIPLQIGARDMASGFLNMISYWLFFLSSVIMLSSLFVESGPANAGWTIYPPLSALPQAISGSGAGMTLWLVSMAIFIAASLMGSLNYIVTVINLRTKGMSMTRLPLTIWAFFVTAIIGVISFPVLLSAALLLIFDRSFGTSFFLSDIYLAGEVLHYQGGSPVLFEHLFWFLGHPEVYIIILPALGITSEIIATNSRKPIFGYRAMIMSILAIAFLSTIVWGHHMFISGMNPFLGSVFTFTTLLIAIPSAVKAFNYITTLWKGNLQLNPAMLFSIGLVSTFITGGLTGIILGDSTLDINVHDTYFVVAHFHLVMGISALYGMFAGIYHWFPKMFGRMLNKNLGYVHFWVTAVCAYGVFFPMHFIGLAGLPRRYYTNTNFPLFDDLQNVNVLITTFALIGGAFQLVFLYNFFSSIFYGKKAVQNPWKSNTLEWTTPVEHIHGNWPGEIPEVHRWPYDYSNPGHDEDFVPQNVPMKEGEVILHH, translated from the coding sequence ATGTCAGCAGAAGGTCACGATCACACACAAGATCACGAACACGAACACCACCATAAAGACACTTTTATCACTAAATATATTTTTAGTATAGATCACAAAATGATTGCTAAACAATACTTGATTACTGGTATTGTTATGGGTGTAATTGGGGTTATGATGTCTTTGCTTTTTAGAATGCAATTGGCATGGCCAGAAGAATCATTCAAAATATTTAATGTATTATTGGGAGATAAATGGGCTCCGAACGGAGTTATGGCCAATGATATATATCTAGCATTGGTTACTATTCACGGAACCATAATGGTTTTCTTTGTGTTGACTGCCGGATTGAGCGGTACATTTAGTAACTTGTTGATACCTCTTCAAATTGGAGCAAGAGATATGGCTTCAGGTTTTCTAAACATGATTTCCTATTGGTTGTTCTTTTTGTCTAGTGTTATTATGCTTAGTTCCTTATTTGTAGAATCTGGACCTGCAAATGCTGGTTGGACTATATATCCACCTTTAAGTGCATTGCCTCAAGCTATTTCAGGTTCGGGAGCAGGAATGACTTTATGGTTGGTTTCTATGGCTATATTCATTGCGGCTTCATTAATGGGTTCATTAAATTATATTGTTACCGTAATTAATTTAAGAACGAAAGGAATGTCTATGACAAGATTGCCTCTTACTATTTGGGCTTTCTTTGTTACCGCTATCATTGGGGTAATTTCTTTCCCGGTATTATTGTCGGCAGCTTTATTGTTGATTTTTGACAGAAGTTTTGGAACTTCTTTCTTCCTTTCCGATATTTATTTAGCTGGTGAAGTATTGCATTACCAAGGTGGTTCGCCTGTGTTGTTCGAGCATTTGTTTTGGTTTTTAGGTCATCCTGAAGTATATATCATCATATTACCTGCTTTGGGTATTACATCCGAAATTATTGCTACCAACTCACGAAAACCAATTTTTGGGTATAGAGCGATGATTATGTCTATTTTGGCAATTGCATTTTTATCTACCATAGTTTGGGGTCACCATATGTTTATCTCGGGTATGAATCCATTCCTTGGTTCGGTATTTACATTTACCACTTTGTTGATCGCGATTCCTTCTGCAGTAAAAGCTTTTAATTACATCACGACGCTTTGGAAAGGTAATTTGCAGTTAAATCCTGCAATGTTGTTCTCTATCGGATTGGTTTCTACCTTTATTACTGGAGGTTTGACAGGAATTATTCTTGGAGACAGTACTTTGGATATTAATGTTCACGATACTTATTTCGTTGTTGCACACTTCCACTTGGTAATGGGTATTTCCGCTCTTTACGGAATGTTTGCCGGAATCTATCACTGGTTTCCAAAAATGTTTGGAAGAATGTTGAACAAAAACTTGGGATATGTTCACTTTTGGGTAACTGCAGTTTGTGCTTATGGTGTATTTTTTCCAATGCACTTTATTGGATTGGCGGGTTTGCCAAGGCGTTATTATACCAACACCAACTTCCCATTGTTTGATGATTTGCAAAACGTAAACGTTCTTATAACTACTTTCGCTTTAATTGGTGGAGCTTTCCAATTGGTATTCTTGTACAATTTCTTTAGCAGTATTTTCTATGGAAAGAAAGCAGTTCAAAACCCATGGAAATCCAATACATTAGAATGGACAACTCCAGTGGAACATATTCATGGAAACTGGCCGGGAGAAATCCCAGAAGTACACCGTTGGCCTTATGATTACAGTAATCCAGGTCACGATGAGGATTTCGTTCCACAAAACGTACCAATGAAAGAAGGAGAAGTAATATTGCATCACTAA
- a CDS encoding four helix bundle protein: MSFKFEKLIIWQKSMDFGEDINTIIKEFPKHEMHNLSSQLLRASDSVALNISEGSIEQSNAEFNRFLGYSVRSLAEVVTCLYKAKRRNYINDTVFDKLYKDSFDEYDYCI; encoded by the coding sequence ATGAGTTTTAAATTCGAAAAGTTAATTATCTGGCAGAAATCAATGGATTTTGGAGAAGATATAAACACTATTATTAAAGAATTTCCAAAACACGAAATGCATAATCTTTCCTCTCAACTTTTAAGAGCATCAGATTCAGTGGCTTTAAATATTTCTGAGGGTTCAATTGAGCAATCCAATGCTGAGTTCAATCGGTTTTTAGGTTATTCTGTCAGGTCGTTAGCCGAGGTTGTTACTTGTTTGTATAAAGCAAAGAGAAGAAATTACATAAACGATACTGTTTTTGATAAACTTTATAAAGATTCATTTGATGAATATGACTATTGCATTTAA
- a CDS encoding helix-turn-helix domain-containing protein: MKTTQLYRAQLGLSQEAMSQYLGVTKSQLAMYEAGKRELPTAALIKLAEITQFFGLNIVTEEEQIDLLNKQELDVKVLLTHQVKELEYKQMKEQRLLDAIQKKYHQNLELHSLALHLQKSKLPLANVLLQQAIRGIEANGLAKQVQQQLKLESIQGQQAYIKSLQKSK; this comes from the coding sequence ATGAAAACAACACAATTATATAGAGCACAACTTGGACTCTCGCAAGAAGCGATGTCGCAGTATTTGGGCGTAACTAAAAGCCAGTTGGCGATGTACGAAGCAGGAAAACGCGAATTACCTACAGCTGCTTTAATAAAACTTGCCGAAATTACCCAGTTCTTTGGACTAAATATAGTGACAGAAGAAGAACAGATCGATCTATTGAATAAGCAAGAATTAGATGTAAAAGTACTATTGACTCATCAAGTCAAAGAGTTGGAATATAAACAAATGAAAGAACAACGGTTGCTGGATGCTATTCAAAAAAAATACCATCAAAACCTAGAGTTGCATTCACTGGCACTGCATTTGCAAAAAAGCAAATTGCCATTGGCTAACGTGCTATTGCAACAAGCTATAAGAGGAATCGAAGCGAATGGGCTGGCAAAACAAGTCCAACAACAGTTAAAACTGGAAAGTATTCAGGGGCAACAAGCATATATTAAAAGCCTTCAAAAAAGTAAATAA
- the queG gene encoding tRNA epoxyqueuosine(34) reductase QueG, with translation MATSSSQLPTPSSHLPASRYTSFIKSEVKRLGFLSCGISKAGFLEEEAPRLEHWLNNQMNGQMSYMENNFDKRLNPTLLVDDAKSVVSLLLNYYPSEFQNEDSYKISKYAYGQDYHFVIKEKLKELLFSIQSTIGEVSGRAFVDSAPVLDKAWAAKSGLGWIGKNSNLLTQKVGSFYFIAELIIDLDLEYDDATTDHCGSCTACIDACPTEAIVAPYVVDGSKCISYFTIELKENIPLEMKGKFDDWAFGCDVCQDVCPWNRFSKAHKEPLFNPNPELLSMSKKDWIEITEETFKTVFKNSPIKRAKFEGLKRNIDFLKE, from the coding sequence ATGGCAACTTCCAGCTCCCAGCTCCCAACTCCCAGCTCCCATCTTCCCGCTTCCCGCTACACCTCTTTCATAAAATCCGAAGTCAAACGCCTCGGGTTTTTGTCTTGTGGAATATCCAAAGCAGGATTTTTGGAAGAAGAAGCACCTCGATTGGAGCATTGGCTGAACAATCAAATGAACGGTCAAATGTCCTATATGGAAAATAATTTTGACAAACGTTTGAATCCAACTTTGCTGGTTGATGATGCCAAAAGCGTTGTTTCCCTTTTGTTGAATTATTATCCTTCCGAATTTCAAAATGAAGATTCCTATAAAATTTCAAAATACGCTTACGGACAGGATTACCATTTTGTCATCAAGGAAAAACTCAAGGAATTGCTTTTTTCGATTCAGTCAACTATCGGAGAAGTTTCGGGTCGTGCTTTTGTGGATTCTGCACCAGTTCTTGATAAAGCTTGGGCTGCCAAAAGCGGTTTGGGCTGGATTGGCAAAAACAGCAATTTGTTGACCCAAAAAGTGGGTTCTTTTTATTTCATAGCCGAACTCATTATCGATTTGGATTTAGAATATGACGATGCTACGACCGATCATTGTGGTTCTTGCACTGCCTGTATTGATGCGTGTCCAACGGAAGCTATTGTTGCGCCTTATGTCGTGGACGGCAGCAAATGTATTTCCTATTTCACCATCGAGCTCAAAGAGAATATTCCACTGGAAATGAAAGGTAAATTCGACGATTGGGCTTTTGGGTGCGATGTTTGTCAAGACGTTTGTCCTTGGAACCGATTTTCGAAAGCGCATAAAGAGCCCCTTTTTAATCCCAATCCAGAATTATTGTCAATGTCAAAAAAGGATTGGATAGAAATCACCGAAGAAACCTTTAAAACTGTTTTTAAAAATTCTCCGATTAAAAGAGCCAAGTTTGAAGGGTTGAAGCGGAATATAGATTTTTTGAAAGAGTAA